In the Malaclemys terrapin pileata isolate rMalTer1 chromosome 12, rMalTer1.hap1, whole genome shotgun sequence genome, one interval contains:
- the LOC128847038 gene encoding olfactory receptor 11A1-like, with translation MADVERGNQSDVTEFILRGFRILYPFQIGPFVLVLLTYFTTVAGNILIIVTILTDRGLHTPMYFFLGNLSFLDIWYTSNIVPKMLQGFLAEKGVVISFSGCVTQLYIFGSQAATEILLLTVMAYDRYLAICNPLRYTALMNARVCVELASCSWLGGFLFNPVIMAWIYRLRFCGPNEIDHFFCDFMPLVKLSCSDTHLITLAAFLLSSTATLIPFLLTLTSYAFIIMAVVKNPSSTGRRKAFSTCTSHLIVVSTFYGALAMVYMVPTASAAINLNKIFSLLYSLVTPLLNPLVYSLRNKDVNDALRTMATRLLDFRRR, from the coding sequence ATGGCAGATGTTGAGAGGGGAAACCAAAGCGACGTTACAGAATTCATCCTCCGCGGGTTCAGGATCCTCTACCCATTCCAAATAGGTCCCTTTGTGCTGGTTCTGCTAACATACTTCACCACCGTGGCTGGGAACATCCTGATCATTGTCACCATTCTGACTGACCGAggccttcacacccccatgtatttcttcctggggaacttgtccttcTTGGATATCTGGTACACGTCCAACATCGTCCCCAAAATGCTGCAAGGTTTCCTGGCTGAGAAGGGTGTGGTGATCTCCTTCAGTGGCTGTGTCACGCAGCTTTATATCTTTGGCTCCCAGGCAGCCACCGAGATCCTCCTGCTAACAGTGATGGCCTACGATCGCTACTTGGCGATATGCAACCCGCTGCGTTACACGGCCCTCATGAATGCGAGGGTGTGCGTCGAGCTGGCTTCCTGCTCTTGGCTGGGTGGCTTCCTCTTCAACCCGGTGATAATGGCCTGGATTTACAGGCTACGTTTCTGTGGCCctaatgaaattgaccatttcttctgtgacttCATGCCCCTGGTCAAGCTGTCGTGCAGTGACACCCACCTGATCACCTTAGCAGCATTCTTACTCTCCTCTACAGCcaccctgatccccttcctgctaACCCTGACATCCTACGCATTCATCATCATGGCAGTAGTAAAAAACCCTTCCAGCACTGGGAGGCGGaaggccttctccacctgcacctcCCACCTTATTGTGGTCAGCACTTTCTATGGGGCTCTGGCCATGGTCTACATGGTGCCAACGGCCAGTGCAGCCATCAACCTAAACAAAATATTCTCCCTTCTCTACAGCCTGGTCACCCCATTGCTCAACCCCCTGGTCTACTCCCTGAGAAACAAGGATGTGAATGATGCCCTGAGGACAATGGCCACTAGACTGTTGGATTTTCGAAGGAGGTAG